The DNA region ACGAGGACGTGATCGTGGTCGGCGACGTGGTCGAGGCCAAGCAGGTGGCGATGGACCTGGCCGCCTCGGTCACCGGCCGGGTCGGCATCGACGGCGGCAAGCTGCGCCTGGCGCGCCAGCTCGAGCCGTTCACCGCCGTGCTCATCTCGATCAACCGCAAGTACAAGGTGCACGCCGGCATCCGGGTGACCGGGCTCGACGCCCACTGACCCAGCGCTCGGAAGGGGCCACCGGCGCATCCGCGCGGGTGGCCCCTTTCTGCCGGGGGCGTCCGGCGCGCCGCGACGGCGGGCGGCCGGTGGTCGGCCCGCGGTCGGCCTGTGGCCCGCCGTGGTCAGTCGGCGAGGTCGTCGACGATCTCGGCCCCGGGGAGCGAGGCGATCGCGGAGCCGGGCACCAGCAGCTTCGAGCGGCGCAGACCCGAGCCGAGGACGGCGACCTCCATCGACGGCACCCTGGCGTCGACCAGCAGTCGCCACCCGCTGGGCAGGCCGACGGGGGTGATCCCGCCGTACTCCATGCCGGACTCGGCGACCGCACGGTCCAGCGGCAGGAACGACGGCTTGCGCACGTCCAGCAGCCGCTTCACGGTCCGGTTCACATCCGCCCGGGTGTCGGCCCGGACCACGCACGCCGCGATGCGTTCCTCACCCTCCCTCTTCCCGGCGACCACCACGCAGTTGGCGCCGGCGGCGAGCGGGATCCCGAACGCCTCGCTCATCGTCGCCGTGTCGGCCAGGTCCGGGTCGATCTCGAACACCGCGACCCGCTGGGCGTCCGGCCACGCGGACAGCGCGTGACCCACCGGCTCCGCGACCAGGTCGGGACGCTCGATCACGGGCAGCGAGGTCAGACCGGGCAGTCGCGGCAGGGGAGCAGTCATGTCCCGATCGTGCCTCAGGGTCGGTGACGCCGTCGTCCCCCGCGGAACACGGTCGCGACCAGGCCGACGGCACCGGCGGCCAGCCACGGGATCGGGAGCAGCCAGTGCGCGTCGACCGCCTCGACCGTGTCGCAGACGAGCAGCGCCCAGACCACGGTCAGGCCGAGGAAGGCGACGCCCATCACCAGGTGGCCGATGTTCACCGGGTGGAATCCCGACCGGGCGGTCGCCTCGTCCTCGCGCGCGGTCTCCGGCCCGAGGTGCTCGTGCGGGTGGCTCATCGCTCGGCTCCTGCCGTCTCGAACTCGATCTGGCCGAACAGCATGTCGACCTCCACGGTCAGCTCCGGTACGTCATCACCGCCGTCGTGGGTGCGGGTGTCCGACTCGTCGCGGCTGTCGCCGAAGAGACGGGACTCGCCGCCGCCGTCGATCTCGGCGACCGCGGTCACGTCCAGACCCTCCTCGGGGACGGTGATCAGCACGTGCCCCATCCGGACGTCGACCTCGACCGTGCGTCCGTCGAGCTCGTCGAGGT from Nocardioides sambongensis includes:
- a CDS encoding YbaK/EbsC family protein — its product is MTAPLPRLPGLTSLPVIERPDLVAEPVGHALSAWPDAQRVAVFEIDPDLADTATMSEAFGIPLAAGANCVVVAGKREGEERIAACVVRADTRADVNRTVKRLLDVRKPSFLPLDRAVAESGMEYGGITPVGLPSGWRLLVDARVPSMEVAVLGSGLRRSKLLVPGSAIASLPGAEIVDDLAD